GTAAGCCATACGAGCTCTGCCAGTGCCTACGTCCAGTGCAAAATCATACCCTTCGCCTAATAGATCTAAAGCCCGTTTCAAATCTGATTCAATATCCATTGCCAAGTATATCACCTCTAATACTATTTTAAAGCATATCTATGGCTTTTTTCAACTTATCAGAAACTTCGGCTGCTATTTTAGATAATTTTTCATCATTAGAAACTATTGCTTTTAAAGGATCAATTGCCGATACAACCACACTGCCATCACTCTTTTCGTATACAATCACATTGCATGGCAACAAAAGTCCTACTGAAGGATCAATGTTTAATACTTCATAAGCATACGTAGGATTGCAGGCGCCAAGTATGACGTAGTTCATCATGTCCTTTCCTGTTTTCTTCTTTATCGTATCTTTCATATCTATTTCAACCAATATACCAAAGCCTACTTCTTTCAAAACTTCTTTCACTTTTTCTAATGCTTCTGCAAATGAATAAGGCACTTCTTTAGTAATATCAAGATCCATATTTTACACCCCTTTCTGACTTTTTCACATCTCTATACTTGCACATATAATAGCATTCCCTGTTTCTCTTTGAGTAATTACAGCTATCTGTCCTTTCAAAATTTGTAGAAAATTTAACGTTTAGTTCTTTATCAAAAAAGTCTACCGCTTCTTCTATAGATATCCTTGTGCATTTTTTACAACATCTTGCACCACCAGCTTCACCGATGCTTTTAAGCGCATTTGCAACAGCTAAATGAGCCTTAGTTCTTTTAAGAGGTGTAAGAGGTGTTGCTTTGTAAATGACTGAAATGGCAACACCAATT
The nucleotide sequence above comes from Thermoanaerobacterium sp. CMT5567-10. Encoded proteins:
- a CDS encoding DUF302 domain-containing protein; its protein translation is MDLDITKEVPYSFAEALEKVKEVLKEVGFGILVEIDMKDTIKKKTGKDMMNYVILGACNPTYAYEVLNIDPSVGLLLPCNVIVYEKSDGSVVVSAIDPLKAIVSNDEKLSKIAAEVSDKLKKAIDML